In Solanum pennellii chromosome 3, SPENNV200, a single window of DNA contains:
- the LOC107013295 gene encoding uncharacterized protein LOC107013295, which produces MAPFEDIYVRRCISPVGWFDVGKSSLRGPEIIYEAIEKVRIVRDRLKTAYSLQKSYANNRRRDLECEIGYHVYLKISPIKGLMRFVRKEKLSPRYVGPYEILQRIGKVDYELKLPNELASVHPVFHVCMLKKCIGDPVSILPIDGLGVDENLSYEDVSIDILDRHVKKYRNKEVASLKVQ; this is translated from the coding sequence atggcaccttttgaagatATTTATGTTAGAAGGTGTATATCTCCAGTTGGATGGTTTGATGTTGGTAAGTCCTCACTCCGTGGCCCAGAGATTATCTATGAAGCTATAGAGAAGGTTCGAATCGTAAGGGATAGACTGAAGACAGCCTATAGTctgcaaaagtcttatgccaacaatcgaagaagagatcttgagtGTGAAATAGGTTATCatgtctacttgaagatttcacctataaAAGGGTTGATGAGATTTGTTAGAAAGGAGAAGTTAAGTCCCCGGTATGTTGGTCCTTATGAGATTTTACAACGAATTGGGAAGGTTGActatgagttgaaactacctaatgaactagcttcggttcatccggtttttcATGTTTGTATGCTGAAGAAATGCATAGGCGACCCGGTATCCATTCTGCCTATAGATGGTTTAGGagtggatgagaacctctcctatgaagatGTTTCGATTGACATCCTAGATCGCCATGTCAAGAAGTAtagaaacaaggaggttgcctctTTAAAAGTTCAAtag